GTGGTAAACATCGACGTATTGCGATGTTCCCATAACCAGCTTGGCCGGAATGTCGATGCTCCGCAGCATGGAAGCGAATAGGGAGGCATAGTCGTAGCATATCCCCTTCTGCCCTGCAATCGTACGGTTGATATCGGGAAGGTAGTCCGTCAACTTGCTGGATGCAATAGCTTTGTCATATTGGATCGTCCCGATAATATATTCGTAAACAGCCTGTACCTTCTCTTCGTCGGATTGGGTAGACCGAGTTAGCTTCTTCGCAAGCTGAACAGCCTTGTCCCTTTCGTTCCAATCGATATTCTGTACAGAGTTCAAAAACACTTTGCTGTCATTCGTCAGTTGAAGCGTAACTGGCGCTTCCTGAACGATCTGATATTTGGTGCCGCTGACTTGTTCCAGCACGATGACCGTGTAATCACCGTTACCCATCTGAAGTGGAAATGCTTCCTGCTGTTTGTTCGGCGAAAGCACATATGTATAATTATCTTGACCTTTCGTGATCATGAGCTTCGTCTTGACATCGGCTTTTACGTCATATCGAATGACAACCGCACCACGGTCCAGTTGCTCCAAGCCCAGCCAATCCTCAGATTGTGCAGCTTGTACAGCCGGGGCCCACATCAGTAACGCAAAAAGTCCTACAATAACGAAGACTACGTTACGCATGTTATAAAACTCCCTTCGGTGGCCAGGCTGCCATTGACATTTCGTCAAGAAGGCCCTGTAGCTTTGCGTCCTTGTCTTTCGACAAGTTTGCCATTATCGTATTAGAGTTTCACAGATTTTAATGAATGCTTGTCCAATAAAAAACAAAAAAAGCATATTCGTTCGGTAGCTGGCTGCCATTGACATTTCGTCAAGAAGACCCTATAGCTTTGCGTCCTTGTCTTTCGACAAGTTTGCCATTATCGTGAGTAGCTTTCTATTAAGTAAATCTATCATATCAAACAACTCTATTTCCATCAAGAGGAAATTGGCCCTCCCTCATGAGCGTAAACGTTCTCGGCATAAGTAACCGATTCTTCATTATCACAAATGATCACTCTTCTCCCATCTCGTAAGTCATTGCCTAATATCCCGCCAAGCTGAAATTTAGTTTGCTGTCACATATCCAGCCTTTTTCTAATTTCGTTGTCTTTAATAGGGTAAATTCTTTCTACTGGTAGATTCTTGGAATTTAGTTTCCCCTGCTTTCGCTGTATATTCCATTTCTTCACAAGCGGTGTCAAATCCTCAATGCGGTAAATTCCATCGGCGAGAAATTCTTTTAAGGTGATTCCTTTTAGACCGATTTGAATGGCTGCACGATTTATGGAATTGCCGTTCACATTTCTATCGGGATCCCACTGGCAATAAACTGTTGTTTCCTCAAATGCCTTTTCCCATTGAGTTGAACCTTTGTATATCATTGAGTCTGGTGAGGTTAGCACCGCTTTCCTCAACAATTCATTAAATTTTTCCATATGTACATCCAGAGCCAAAATACATTCCTGATTTTTCTTTGTCCCCCAATTAGACCGATACATCATCCACAAAAAGGATGGTTTTATCCATGTCATGCGATTAATATTGAAGCTTTCGCCGAAAGTCTGTAAGGCAACTGCTTCTTTTGCTATTACTGGATTATACGCCTGATAAACCCGAATACATTGTCTATCATATTGTGCAAATACCTCTTTTATATATTCCATGTTGTCTCCCTAAATTCCGATTTGTCGCACTGCGTCATTAAATGTAGCAAGCGGCCTGTCTTCCTTCTAAACTATACCCTCTTATATAGGGTCCCTTTAACTACTAACAAGACATATTCTCATGCAAAACTAAGATTTAGAAGTACGCATTAGGCGTTCCCTTGATTATAGCTCTAAATCACAGAGTTCTCACCCGCAACACACAGCACTCCACCTGCATTGAAGTATCAACAATGTTCGGTACTCCCAAAGTAATTATGACCGAATAAGGAGATTGGGAACAAGTGGAACGTATGGCAATACGAATTTTACCCCAATTACCAAATTTTCGCTATCACTTATGATACCGTTCAGCTTAACGGTTCTATCAGAGAAAAATACAAAAAAAGAGCTGCCGCAGCAGCTCCTTTGACAATCAAGACAGTATAAATTTAATTCAACTGCTCATCCAGCATAGCGTCGATTACTTTCAATACCCTTTTCTGCTCATTAACACTCTTGCCTCGAAGCCTATCCACGATTTCTGAGAGTATAGACTCGCTTCCCTCTCCGCTCACAGGTTGGATATAACTAAAGAACTCTACCATCGAGAGGTCGAGCGCGTTTGTAATTTTAGATAGTACCACGACAGAACATACTTTTTCTGAACGCTCCAGCTTACCAATATAAGTCTCGTGTATCTCAGCTTTACTTGCAAGCTCCTCTTGGCTAAGTCCACGTTGTTTTCGGAAGTGCCGAATGCCTTCCCCAACCATCTTCATCAAGTCACTCACAACAATCACCCTAAGCAAACCATAGACTAGACATTTGCCCACTCCAAGATACTATAGAATTTATTTTCCTAAAATATATTCCATAGGGTTCTATTTTGATATAATAAAATTGCCTATTCAAGTACACACGATAAAGCCTATTTATACAGGCACTTCGGAACATCACCAATATTCAATTTCAAAAAGAAAGGAATGAGTCCCATTAGAGTACAATGCATATTCCCCGACAATTCAAAAACGGATATCTATATTTCGGAAATTGGAGAATTTATTCGTCTTACGAAGTTAGTCAACGGAATTACATTGGAAGAAATCAATTACAGCGTAGTCAATACAGAGCTAATTGTAGAAAAAGAAACCTTTTATATTTCCGTGTTATTGAAGCATAGACAGCTACAGTAAGCTCAACTATCGAATAAAAGTAAAGCATGAAAACCTCCCCGATGTTGGGAAGATTAGGGAAGCCCCGTAAAAGTGGCCTAATCCGAGAAAAATTCACCCCTACTTTGATACGGCTCTCCTCACTGTCTGAATCGGTACATTTTAGTGCGTTTTTCGAATTCGAGGCTTGGTCAAAGAAAATAGCCGTTATATAACGGCTATTTGTAAAGTTCTCAGTATATCAGTAATTCCACCATTTTAATATTTCTTTTATTAATGGAAAATCAGCTGCCTCATCCGTCGTAAACTCCTTGCTATTTTTCCTGCTATTATTATTTTCTTCGCAGATGTTCTGTTTATGTGTATTTATTCACATTATATCAACTAACATTAAAGGCTACCTAAATATTGCATTTTTACTCAATCGGAACATAAATATCTGTCTTGCTCTTGGCTTTGAAGTCTTTTGGTGGCTCAGTAACGTATAATTCAAAGGGGAATGAATCTCTCGGTGTGTATTCGCCTTTATTAAGTAACCAATCAGAATAAGCATATTTCCAAGCTTCTTCATACTCACCCAGCGTTAAATCATAATGTAATACTGCGTATTTTCCGCCAAAAGTCATCGTACCGATTTGTCCTTCTTCTTCAATTGCAGTATCTGATGGAACCGTCATTGCTAAACTAGTTCGTAAATTTTCTGAATCAGTTACGAAAGGATTGTCATGGTATATAGTCATTACCTTTGTGACATTATCTTTGATTAGATCATATTTTTTTGCGAACTTGAAAAGTTCATTGAACATCTTACGACTATTTTTTCTATACTCAACATAATTTCCCTTGAAGCGTACATAGATGACTTTCATTTCAATATTTTCTACTGTAATCGTTGGTTTTTCCATTAATATCATCTCCCTTAACTTAAGTATAGGGAAGAACTATTTGCTATTTCTTGTCGTTTCTTGCTTTCCTGTATTCTAAAGGAGACATTCCTATATACTTCTTAAAAGCTTTGTTGAAGGTACTCGCATCATTGTAGCCATATTGGAGAGCAATATCTGTGATGCTCAAATCATTGCGGACTGTGAGGAATATCCCTGATCGCTCCACTTTTATTCTAGTAACAAACTGTTTCGCCGTCTCGTCACTGTATTTTCTAAATAAACGATGGAAATGATATTTAGACATATTTACATGATTTGCTAAATCATCAGTGAAATTTTTTCACTCAGATGGCTTTCAATATAATCTTCGGTCTTGTTCACCAATCGAATATATTCATCCATGTCTTCACGCCAATCAAGTCTTTTATTCATTATAACAAACACTATGGGATTACTGGAGACCCAGTGACTTCTTCTTCAACTATCTGCCTGTTAGTGGATCAAGAAAAACTGAAATAATAACATTTCGGTTCAACTTTTTTATAAACGGTGTAATTTTTTCAAGACTATCTCTAATATATAATAAGTTTAAATTTCCGCTTTACTATCACTTATGATACGGTTCACTGTAAGATCTATAGAGCGAAATGAAGGACGCCTTGATTGAGCGTCCTTCATTGTCGGGACAGGGGTTTGAAGCGGTATCTCTAACGGGCAAGGCCAACCAAACCGGTCGTCTAATTATTTCTTCATCGCTTCGATCGCATACTGCAACTCGACGTCTTGCCCGTCCATCATGCTTGCTTTGAACGTTTCTTCATTTAGGGGGATTTTGATATCGGGAACCGCGCCCCCCACTGCGGTTTGGTCGGCGTCCCCCTGGACCTTCTTGTTCTGATTGAGCGACCTTCCATCAGGGAACTGGATGACGTAGCCTTCCGGCATCTTGATCTCGATCGGGCTGCTCATAAGTCCGAACGAACCGGCCGTTGAGGTGAACCCTACGATTTTGACATTGGGTACGCCTTTTAGAACAAGAGGCATCCCTTCTCCAGAGCTTCCGGTACTGCTGTTGATCAAGATGGCCACCGTCCCGTCGAAATTAGGCTTTGCAGGCTTGACCTTGACGACTTCATTCCGGTTCAGTTCAAACTTTCCTGTGTATCTGTTGTAATAACTGACATATTCGTAGTGTTTCATCTCCTTGACGAAGAAACCGGCCAGATTGGCGGCAAGCTGATCTTCCCCGCCGGGATTGTTCCGCAGATCGATGATCAAGCCTTTGGCATGCCTGTCCTGGAACATTTTCAATAGGTCCGCCAGGCTTTTTTCGGGTGAGGTGACGTTTGAGTTGGGGAGAAAATGCTTAATTTTCACATATCCATAGCCGTTGGCAAGAATTTCTCCTTCAATGGGGGAAGCATCCAGATCGGCTTGGGTGAGTTTGATTTTCGTCTTCTTCAACGTCTCGAATTGATCGTCATAAGCCATCAGCTTCGTACGAGTAGGCTCGGACTCCCCCCAATTGCGAAATTCGACCAGTATTTCCTTGCCAATGGGCGCACGCACCATATATCGCCCCTGATTGAACCTCTTCACCTCATCCGTAGCCATGTTGTTCTCGCTCCACGTCGTCTGGTCGAACGCTTCCTTCCCCGTTTTTCCGTCCCATGCGACGATTTCCGCACCTAGCTTTATCCCACTCTTGGCCGCTGGGCTGTTCTCCAAAACCAGACTTACGAAAACTTTGCCGTTATCCAATTGAATGGTGCTTAGTCCAAAGCCGCCGCCAACTTCCTTTTTGAACACCGTATTTCCATCGTACACATTATCGTTTACGATTTTGATATGTCCATCCCGGAGAGAAGACAGATATTCTCTTAGCGTTTTATAATACAAATCGAAGTCTTTGTCTTTCTCGGCCTGTTTGAAGATTGGCTCGTACTTGCTTCGGCGCTCATTCCAGTCGATCTTCTTCCATTCCCCGAACGGATATTCCCGCGACAATCTTTCATTCATGGCCACGAACGCCTTAGAGTAGCTCATGCCGCTAAAATCGCTAACCGGGTTGTACCGTAATACTCCCGCGTTTGCTAACGCAAACACAATGGGGACAACTCCGCATACGCAGATTACGCTCCTAACGATCCTGAATGCTTTCTTCTTTGGAGCCGTCCAGACTTTAGGCTTAAATAGTCTCCTTATTGTGCATAAAAACACGATTAGCGTCAGCGACTCGATGATCAGAGCCAAAAGGGTCATATCCCCGGACAGGATACTTGCAATGGCTGCGAGCACACCCACACTGGGTAAAAAATCAAACCATCTGGAATATTTCTTGATAGGTACCGCGTAAACCGTCAATACGAATAAACTGATGATGCACATAACCAACTCATAAACCGTCAGCCATTTTACCGAATCGATCGTGCCAATAACGCTCATTTTCCGTCTCCTCCCATTCATTTTCTCCTAGCAGCCTTCGTCGATACATTGGGAAGAGTATGGGAGAAATATGAACGGAGCGTGAACCGGTTTACGCTTTGTCGGTCGGAATGGCGAGCAAATGAACGACGACTTTCGTGCCTTGTCCGACTTTGCTTTCCATATTAATATCACCCTGGTGAAGAGCGACAATTTTTTTGACGATAGCCAGTCCAAGGCCGTTGCCGCCGCTGCTGCGATTCCGGGACCGGTCCGTCATGTAAAAACGCTCAAAAACGCGGCCCAGTTGTTCAGGTGCAATACCGATCCCGGAATCGGATAAAATCACGGTATATCCGTCCATGCGAGTCCTTAATTGAAAATGGATAAGTCCGCCTTCCGGCGTAAACTTGATGCTGTTGCCCAGCAGGTTCGTCCATACTTGATTGAGCTGATCCTTATCGGCCGTTATTTCAGCAGCCTGAGGCAAATCCAGATCAATATCAATGTTTTTCTCTGACCATAGAGGTTCGCAGTTCACGACAACCTGCCTGATTTGTTCGTCAAGATTAAACGTAGCGTACTCCAAAGGATGGTGATTGGAATCGAGGGACGCAAGCTTGAGTAAATTATCGCTGAGCCTGGATAATCGGCCACTTTCGGCCAAGATGATATCAAGATACTGAATGCGCTCGTCTTCGGCAATTGCTTTTATGTCCTTCAGCGCTTTCGCAAAACCGGAAATGGACGTTAAAGGGGACTGAATCTCGTGCGAC
The window above is part of the Paenibacillus lutimineralis genome. Proteins encoded here:
- a CDS encoding helix-turn-helix transcriptional regulator is translated as MSKYHFHRLFRKYSDETAKQFVTRIKVERSGIFLTVRNDLSITDIALQYGYNDASTFNKAFKKYIGMSPLEYRKARNDKK
- a CDS encoding helix-turn-helix domain-containing protein, whose amino-acid sequence is MSDLMKMVGEGIRHFRKQRGLSQEELASKAEIHETYIGKLERSEKVCSVVVLSKITNALDLSMVEFFSYIQPVSGEGSESILSEIVDRLRGKSVNEQKRVLKVIDAMLDEQLN
- a CDS encoding S41 family peptidase — encoded protein: MSVIGTIDSVKWLTVYELVMCIISLFVLTVYAVPIKKYSRWFDFLPSVGVLAAIASILSGDMTLLALIIESLTLIVFLCTIRRLFKPKVWTAPKKKAFRIVRSVICVCGVVPIVFALANAGVLRYNPVSDFSGMSYSKAFVAMNERLSREYPFGEWKKIDWNERRSKYEPIFKQAEKDKDFDLYYKTLREYLSSLRDGHIKIVNDNVYDGNTVFKKEVGGGFGLSTIQLDNGKVFVSLVLENSPAAKSGIKLGAEIVAWDGKTGKEAFDQTTWSENNMATDEVKRFNQGRYMVRAPIGKEILVEFRNWGESEPTRTKLMAYDDQFETLKKTKIKLTQADLDASPIEGEILANGYGYVKIKHFLPNSNVTSPEKSLADLLKMFQDRHAKGLIIDLRNNPGGEDQLAANLAGFFVKEMKHYEYVSYYNRYTGKFELNRNEVVKVKPAKPNFDGTVAILINSSTGSSGEGMPLVLKGVPNVKIVGFTSTAGSFGLMSSPIEIKMPEGYVIQFPDGRSLNQNKKVQGDADQTAVGGAVPDIKIPLNEETFKASMMDGQDVELQYAIEAMKK
- a CDS encoding DUF4291 domain-containing protein, yielding MEYIKEVFAQYDRQCIRVYQAYNPVIAKEAVALQTFGESFNINRMTWIKPSFLWMMYRSNWGTKKNQECILALDVHMEKFNELLRKAVLTSPDSMIYKGSTQWEKAFEETTVYCQWDPDRNVNGNSINRAAIQIGLKGITLKEFLADGIYRIEDLTPLVKKWNIQRKQGKLNSKNLPVERIYPIKDNEIRKRLDM
- a CDS encoding transglutaminase-like domain-containing protein; its protein translation is MRNVVFVIVGLFALLMWAPAVQAAQSEDWLGLEQLDRGAVVIRYDVKADVKTKLMITKGQDNYTYVLSPNKQQEAFPLQMGNGDYTVIVLEQVSGTKYQIVQEAPVTLQLTNDSKVFLNSVQNIDWNERDKAVQLAKKLTRSTQSDEEKVQAVYEYIIGTIQYDKAIASSKLTDYLPDINRTIAGQKGICYDYASLFASMLRSIDIPAKLVMGTSQYVDVYHAWNEVYLNGKWVTIDTTVDASWKVRGAEFKMIKDASLYSAAKYY
- a CDS encoding AraC family transcriptional regulator: MEKPTITVENIEMKVIYVRFKGNYVEYRKNSRKMFNELFKFAKKYDLIKDNVTKVMTIYHDNPFVTDSENLRTSLAMTVPSDTAIEEEGQIGTMTFGGKYAVLHYDLTLGEYEEAWKYAYSDWLLNKGEYTPRDSFPFELYVTEPPKDFKAKSKTDIYVPIE